The proteins below are encoded in one region of Limnochorda pilosa:
- a CDS encoding bifunctional acetate--CoA ligase family protein/GNAT family N-acetyltransferase: MARVILRDGTVADLRPARNDHRDRSMLRELFRNASAESRYFRFFTSVGEVDAKWIEQMVTADGVSALSLVCVAGDHILGIGNYVRSEPADTAEVAFFVDDRYHGKGLGTLLLEHLAQAAWRNGLKRFEAFVLRDNHKMMQVFHDSGFEAEERWDPKNDPRELRVVLPLGETERTRALQATREKLATAASLQPFFRPQSVAVVGASRDPDRLGHALFRHILDGGFQGTVYPVNPSARSVAAVRSYPSLKEVPEPVDLAVVVVPAAQVLAVVDEAVEAGVRGVLVTSAGFSETGAVGLELERQALHRLRDAGIRLIGPNCLGLLNTHPEVRFNASFAPTLPRRGRVAIASHSGALGIAILEYASRIGVGVSSFASLGNKPDVSGNDLLQYWADDPDTEMIILYLESFGNPRKFSRICREITPHKPILAVKGARTAAGLAVSEKRTVAVAASDVVVEGLFRQAGIIRADTLEDLFDAAALLAAGPLPEGRRVAVVTNTAGGAVITVDALPGQELELARPPIDLGFEALAEGYRAALPELLRDPDVDAVIVLFIPVGTQEEEAVAQAIVDAVQEVAGRSDLAAGRERFQGIRKPIVANFLMSPGGGPVRYLEAEGQRIPVYPFPERAVRALGAVARYAEFRRRPRGRVPDLPGADSGQARALAREVLAGAASPPEEGLWLEPEQTAALLGAMGIRLSPDGELSVPASHTAAAVFERDGNGSGEAGQPGAGASEEPRKAPLARLALGVAYDRLFGPVIGAQPLGVAWQPGASGEPGETPAAPARGAGATAPPERPLIHRAPLVRITPLTDLDAHEMARAALSGFTPAVARACAEGLADLLLRLSRLAEEVPEVVEVDLPEVDLTEAHCSARGASVRVAPATSLLSRPARPADASHGH, from the coding sequence ATGGCGCGGGTGATCCTTCGCGACGGGACGGTGGCCGACCTTCGGCCTGCCCGCAACGACCACCGGGATCGGTCCATGCTGCGGGAGCTGTTCCGTAACGCCTCGGCCGAGAGCCGCTACTTCCGCTTCTTCACCTCGGTGGGCGAGGTGGATGCCAAGTGGATCGAGCAGATGGTGACCGCCGACGGCGTGAGCGCCCTCTCCCTGGTCTGCGTCGCCGGGGATCACATCCTGGGCATCGGCAACTACGTGCGCTCCGAGCCGGCGGACACGGCCGAGGTGGCCTTCTTCGTGGACGACCGCTACCATGGCAAGGGGCTGGGCACCCTGCTGCTTGAGCACCTGGCCCAGGCAGCCTGGCGGAATGGGCTGAAGCGCTTCGAAGCCTTCGTCCTCCGCGACAACCACAAGATGATGCAGGTCTTCCACGACAGCGGCTTCGAGGCCGAGGAACGGTGGGATCCCAAGAACGACCCCCGGGAGCTGCGGGTGGTGCTTCCTCTGGGGGAGACGGAGCGCACTCGGGCCCTCCAGGCCACCCGGGAGAAGCTGGCCACCGCCGCCTCGCTGCAGCCCTTCTTCCGCCCGCAGAGCGTGGCCGTGGTGGGCGCCTCCCGGGACCCGGACCGTCTCGGGCACGCCCTCTTCCGTCACATCCTCGACGGCGGGTTCCAGGGAACCGTCTACCCCGTGAACCCCAGCGCCCGGTCGGTGGCGGCCGTCCGCTCCTACCCCAGCCTGAAGGAAGTGCCCGAACCCGTGGACCTGGCTGTGGTGGTGGTCCCTGCCGCCCAGGTGCTGGCGGTGGTGGACGAGGCGGTGGAGGCCGGGGTGCGGGGCGTGCTGGTAACGTCGGCCGGCTTCTCCGAGACGGGCGCGGTGGGGCTCGAGCTGGAACGCCAGGCGCTCCACCGGCTGCGAGACGCAGGGATCCGGCTCATCGGCCCCAACTGTCTGGGCCTCCTCAATACCCACCCGGAGGTGCGGTTCAACGCAAGCTTCGCCCCGACCCTGCCGCGCCGGGGGCGAGTGGCCATCGCGAGCCACTCGGGCGCACTGGGCATCGCCATCCTGGAGTACGCCAGCCGGATCGGCGTGGGCGTCTCCAGCTTCGCGAGCCTGGGGAACAAGCCCGACGTATCGGGCAACGACCTGCTCCAGTACTGGGCCGACGACCCGGACACCGAAATGATCATTCTTTACCTGGAGTCCTTCGGCAACCCCCGCAAGTTCTCGCGCATCTGTCGGGAGATCACGCCCCACAAGCCGATCCTGGCCGTCAAGGGGGCGCGCACCGCGGCGGGGCTCGCGGTGTCGGAGAAGCGGACGGTGGCTGTGGCCGCGAGCGACGTGGTGGTGGAGGGCCTCTTCCGCCAGGCGGGCATCATCCGGGCGGATACCCTGGAGGATCTCTTCGACGCAGCCGCGCTGCTGGCAGCGGGGCCCTTGCCCGAGGGGCGCCGGGTGGCGGTAGTCACCAACACGGCGGGCGGCGCGGTGATCACGGTGGATGCCCTTCCCGGCCAGGAGCTGGAGCTGGCCCGGCCGCCCATCGACCTGGGCTTCGAAGCGTTGGCCGAGGGCTACCGGGCGGCCCTTCCCGAGCTGCTGCGAGACCCCGACGTGGACGCGGTGATCGTCCTGTTCATCCCCGTGGGCACCCAGGAGGAAGAGGCGGTGGCGCAAGCCATCGTGGACGCGGTGCAGGAGGTGGCAGGGCGAAGCGACCTGGCCGCCGGCCGTGAACGGTTCCAGGGCATCCGCAAGCCGATCGTGGCCAACTTCCTCATGTCGCCGGGCGGCGGTCCCGTCCGCTACCTCGAGGCCGAGGGGCAGCGGATCCCCGTCTACCCCTTCCCCGAGCGGGCCGTGCGGGCCTTGGGAGCCGTCGCCCGCTACGCCGAGTTCCGCCGGCGCCCCCGGGGTCGGGTACCGGACCTGCCGGGCGCCGACTCGGGCCAGGCCCGGGCGCTTGCCCGAGAGGTGCTGGCCGGCGCCGCATCCCCGCCCGAGGAGGGTCTTTGGCTGGAACCGGAGCAGACGGCCGCGCTCCTGGGCGCCATGGGGATCCGCCTCAGCCCCGACGGCGAGCTCTCAGTGCCGGCGTCCCACACGGCGGCTGCCGTATTCGAGCGCGACGGCAACGGCTCAGGGGAAGCGGGGCAGCCCGGGGCGGGGGCGTCTGAAGAACCTCGGAAGGCCCCCCTGGCCCGGCTCGCGCTGGGCGTGGCCTACGATCGACTGTTCGGTCCGGTGATCGGCGCGCAGCCTCTCGGGGTCGCCTGGCAGCCTGGCGCCTCCGGCGAGCCTGGTGAGACGCCGGCCGCTCCGGCGCGCGGGGCGGGCGCCACGGCTCCACCCGAGCGCCCCCTGATTCACCGGGCCCCGCTGGTCCGCATCACGCCCCTAACGGACCTGGATGCACACGAGATGGCCCGTGCAGCCCTGTCCGGCTTTACCCCCGCCGTCGCCCGGGCATGCGCCGAGGGGCTGGCGGATCTTCTCCTCCGGCTCTCTCGCCTGGCCGAGGAGGTTCCCGAGGTGGTGGAGGTGGATCTGCCGGAGGTGGATCTCACCGAGGCCCACTGCTCGGCGAGGGGCGCATCGGTGCGGGTGGCGCCGGCTACGTCGCTGCTGTCGCGGCCCGCCCGCCCGGCGGACGCGAGCCACGGCCACTGA